One Natronomonas moolapensis 8.8.11 genomic region harbors:
- the mutL gene encoding DNA mismatch repair endonuclease MutL encodes MSREIRELDAETRDRIAAGEVVERPASVVKELVENALDADAGRIEVAVEAGGTDRIVVSDDGVGMTESDARLAVEEHTTSKLRDVSDLDSIGTLGFRGEALHAIGSVARLRIETKPQGEAYGTELVVEGGEVASCGPTGCPEGTTVEVVELFGNVPARRKYLKTEATEFDHVARILTGYALARPDVAVSLSRDGRETFATTGDGDRTGAVMAVYGRDVAESMVPVEYEGEGEQPVAGVEGLVSHPETNRAGSEYVTTLVDGRYVTASAVREAVVDAYGDGLAPDRYPFAVVDLRLPPGGVDVNVHPRKLEVLFAEEAAVKSAVTEAVETALLGSGLLRSRAPRGRSAPEQTDVSPGTPDDAGDDAETRGGSDEKSPEDRDVSGKRDGRSDGHGDRNDADERVRSVDTGADEAPTAEAGGTATDGADGAAVTASDPEGTRSRDRTESGSRTSDSGATGDVGAAADADGTGSDPEPPSGPTTQRTLDGGETTGTPEGFDRLPDLRVLGQFDDTYLVAESADGLVLIDQHAADERVNYERLRERFAGDVTTQTLTDPVAVGVTAREAALAEEYGDALSRLGFRTRLDEGTLSVTTVPAFLADHVGEAAPELARDLLGEFVGGDPEGTVESVVDDVLGDLACHPSITGHTSLREGTVEALLEALDGCENPYACPHGRPTVIEVSTEEVETRFERDYPGHGGRRR; translated from the coding sequence ATGTCACGGGAGATCAGGGAGCTCGACGCCGAGACGCGCGATCGGATCGCCGCCGGAGAGGTCGTCGAGCGCCCGGCCTCCGTCGTCAAGGAACTGGTGGAGAACGCCCTCGACGCCGACGCGGGCCGGATCGAGGTGGCCGTCGAGGCGGGCGGGACCGACCGGATCGTCGTCTCGGACGACGGCGTCGGGATGACCGAATCCGACGCCCGCCTGGCGGTCGAAGAACACACCACGAGCAAGCTCCGGGACGTCTCCGACCTCGATTCGATCGGCACGCTCGGCTTCCGCGGGGAGGCGCTGCACGCCATCGGCTCGGTCGCGCGCCTGCGGATCGAGACGAAGCCGCAGGGCGAGGCCTACGGCACCGAGTTGGTCGTCGAGGGCGGCGAGGTCGCCTCCTGTGGCCCGACCGGCTGCCCGGAGGGGACGACCGTCGAAGTGGTCGAACTCTTCGGGAACGTCCCGGCCCGCCGGAAGTACCTCAAGACGGAAGCGACGGAGTTCGACCACGTCGCCCGGATCCTCACCGGCTACGCCCTGGCCCGCCCCGACGTCGCGGTGTCGCTCTCGCGGGACGGCCGCGAGACGTTCGCTACGACGGGCGACGGCGACCGCACGGGCGCGGTGATGGCGGTGTACGGCCGCGACGTAGCCGAGTCGATGGTCCCCGTGGAGTACGAGGGCGAGGGGGAACAGCCGGTGGCGGGCGTCGAAGGGCTCGTCAGCCACCCCGAGACGAACCGGGCGGGCAGCGAGTACGTGACGACGCTCGTCGACGGCCGGTACGTGACCGCGAGCGCGGTCCGGGAGGCGGTCGTCGACGCCTACGGCGACGGCCTCGCGCCGGATCGGTACCCGTTTGCCGTCGTCGATCTGCGGCTCCCGCCGGGCGGCGTCGACGTGAACGTCCACCCCCGCAAGCTGGAGGTGCTGTTCGCCGAGGAGGCGGCGGTCAAATCGGCCGTCACCGAGGCCGTCGAGACGGCGCTCTTGGGGTCGGGGCTGCTCCGGTCGCGTGCGCCGCGCGGGCGGTCGGCCCCCGAGCAGACCGATGTGTCGCCCGGGACCCCCGACGACGCCGGCGACGACGCGGAAACGAGGGGAGGGTCCGATGAAAAAAGCCCGGAGGATCGAGACGTGTCCGGGAAACGCGACGGTCGGAGCGACGGCCACGGCGATCGGAACGACGCCGACGAACGGGTGCGAAGCGTCGACACCGGGGCGGACGAGGCGCCCACCGCGGAAGCCGGGGGGACCGCCACCGACGGAGCGGACGGGGCAGCTGTGACCGCTTCGGACCCGGAGGGCACGCGTTCGCGAGACCGCACCGAAAGCGGGTCCCGAACGTCGGATTCGGGCGCGACGGGCGACGTCGGGGCGGCGGCCGACGCCGACGGAACCGGCTCGGATCCCGAACCCCCGTCGGGGCCGACGACCCAGCGGACCCTCGACGGCGGGGAGACGACGGGGACGCCCGAGGGGTTCGATCGGCTCCCCGACCTGCGCGTCCTCGGGCAGTTCGACGACACCTACCTCGTCGCGGAGTCGGCGGACGGGCTCGTCTTGATCGACCAACACGCCGCCGACGAGCGGGTGAACTACGAGCGGTTGCGGGAGCGCTTCGCCGGCGACGTCACTACCCAGACGCTGACCGACCCGGTGGCGGTCGGCGTGACCGCCCGCGAGGCGGCGCTCGCCGAGGAGTACGGCGACGCGCTCTCGCGGCTGGGGTTCAGGACCCGCCTCGACGAGGGGACGCTTTCGGTGACGACGGTACCGGCGTTTCTCGCCGACCACGTGGGCGAAGCCGCACCGGAACTCGCCCGCGACCTCCTCGGGGAGTTCGTCGGCGGCGACCCCGAGGGAACCGTCGAGTCGGTCGTCGACGACGTGTTGGGCGATTTGGCGTGTCACCCCTCGATCACGGGACACACGTCGCTGCGGGAGGGGACCGTCGAGGCGTTGCTCGAAGCGCTCGACGGCTGTGAAAACCCCTACGCGTGCCCGCACGGGCGACCGACGGTCATCGAAGTGTCGACCGAGGAGGTCGAGACGCGCTTCGAGCGCGACTACCCCGGCCACGGCGGCCGTCGACGGTAG
- a CDS encoding MATE family efflux transporter, whose translation MFKGPDELELTEGGIAKPLLYLSVPIVITNLLQTAYNLVDTVWLGQYSTTALAAISFAFPMVFLLISLGLGVSVAGSVLVAQNVGAGDERAAEYAASQTMLFAVVAAVGIGAVGYVFVDDLLRVFGAEPATLVAATAYMRVIALGLPLMFGFFVFISLMRGYGDTVTPMLVMFGTVVVNLALDPFLIFGWTVVADAPVVGTVSFPELGVVGAAYATIISRGLAMAVGLAIMFAGTRGVKIRLADMRPDAAYFRKTLDIGVPASIEGTGRAISVNAMLVVVGSFPTAVVAGYGIGVRIFSVIFLPAIAVSQGVETMAGQNIGAGKPDRAGQAAHFASKAMFLILGAAGGLIFLFPEPISAVFTNDPEVIGVGAAFLRYVALTFGCIGVIRAYTGAFRGAGQTLVAAAIAVVFLGGIRLPVAAALAYGVGPATLEVAGVTLAVPALLTAMGPPGVWWGFVVSNVAGAVIAYAWFRRGTWRDGDVRGPAGPSEGSEPDVDVDLDVDD comes from the coding sequence ATGTTCAAAGGGCCGGACGAGCTCGAACTCACGGAGGGCGGGATCGCGAAACCGCTGTTGTATCTTTCCGTGCCCATCGTCATTACGAACCTGCTACAGACCGCCTACAACCTCGTCGACACGGTCTGGCTCGGCCAGTACTCGACGACGGCGCTCGCGGCCATCTCGTTCGCGTTCCCGATGGTGTTTTTGCTCATCTCGCTCGGGCTCGGAGTGTCGGTCGCCGGGTCCGTCCTGGTCGCCCAGAACGTGGGAGCGGGCGACGAGCGCGCCGCGGAGTACGCCGCCTCCCAGACGATGCTGTTCGCGGTGGTCGCCGCGGTCGGGATCGGGGCCGTGGGGTACGTCTTCGTCGACGACCTCCTCCGAGTGTTCGGTGCCGAACCGGCGACGCTCGTCGCCGCGACCGCCTACATGCGCGTGATCGCGCTCGGGTTGCCCCTGATGTTCGGCTTCTTCGTCTTCATCTCGCTGATGCGGGGGTACGGCGACACCGTCACGCCGATGCTCGTGATGTTCGGTACCGTCGTCGTCAACCTCGCGCTGGACCCGTTTCTCATCTTCGGGTGGACGGTCGTCGCCGACGCCCCGGTCGTGGGGACGGTCTCGTTCCCGGAGTTGGGCGTCGTCGGCGCGGCCTACGCGACCATCATTTCGCGGGGGCTGGCGATGGCGGTCGGCCTCGCGATCATGTTCGCGGGCACGCGGGGTGTGAAGATCCGGCTCGCCGACATGCGCCCCGACGCGGCGTACTTCAGGAAGACCCTCGACATCGGCGTCCCGGCGTCGATCGAGGGGACCGGCCGGGCGATCTCGGTCAACGCGATGCTCGTGGTCGTCGGGAGCTTTCCGACCGCCGTCGTCGCCGGCTACGGGATCGGCGTCCGGATCTTCTCCGTCATCTTCCTGCCGGCCATCGCCGTCTCCCAGGGCGTCGAGACGATGGCCGGACAGAACATCGGCGCGGGGAAGCCCGACCGAGCCGGCCAGGCGGCCCACTTCGCCTCGAAGGCGATGTTCCTGATCCTTGGAGCCGCCGGGGGCCTCATTTTCCTGTTCCCGGAGCCGATCTCGGCGGTGTTCACGAACGATCCCGAGGTGATCGGCGTCGGCGCGGCGTTTCTCCGGTACGTCGCGCTCACGTTCGGGTGCATCGGCGTGATACGCGCCTATACCGGGGCGTTCAGGGGGGCTGGACAGACGCTCGTCGCCGCCGCGATCGCGGTCGTCTTCCTCGGGGGCATTCGCCTTCCGGTCGCAGCGGCGTTGGCTTACGGGGTCGGTCCCGCCACGCTCGAAGTGGCTGGCGTCACCCTCGCGGTGCCGGCGCTGCTCACCGCCATGGGCCCGCCAGGCGTCTGGTGGGGGTTCGTCGTCTCGAACGTCGCCGGCGCGGTCATCGCGTACGCGTGGTTCCGCCGGGGGACGTGGCGCGACGGCGACGTTCGGGGGCCGGCGGGACCGTCCGAAGGGTCGGAGCCGGACGTGGACGTGGATCTCGACGTGGACGACTGA
- a CDS encoding phenylalanine--tRNA ligase beta subunit-related protein yields MPVVEVDPDELRALAGAEHKPDAELKEDLFSLGLEFEGETESGGFELEFAPDRLDRLSVEGIARSLRYQYGHDRGVYVPETNDAEWAIEVDGSVPEERPYVTGAVVRGLDLDESRLESLIQLQEKLHATMGRGRAKGAIGVHDLAMLKGQRVDDEEGETEGTNAVKTITYRGVDPDGDRFVPLDDDAERTPAEVLETHPTGDEYADLVEGLDRYPAIYDDIGLFSFPPVINGTRTEVDEGSRDLLVEMTGTDQWTIDRMLAIVCYALDARGGRIEDVEIRYGDRELHRPDLSTSRKRVAHDRIERTLGIDVPGTEVVDLLERAGLDAAPADGGTRDRGVPEDAPDPDAPDDVALEAVPSRTDGPDTALGGSDAAAEGPAGEAATEPATDEGLIYEVEIPPYRVDVLHPADVVDDVGRAYGFNDLDPTYPNVSTVGGRHASSRLAEAARDALVGLGFEDLLNFHMTNEAELFDRMGLAPGDDALGASAPPTITEPYSEAYTVVRTWALPSLLMVLENNTHRAYPQDLAEIGLVAGVDSGESTGIEEHRSVAGALARTDASYEDAKARLRALADAFGASLSTPPTTHPSFIDGRAAEVVLDGESVGVVGELHPKVLVEHDLELPVAAFEFRLDGLR; encoded by the coding sequence ATGCCCGTCGTCGAGGTCGACCCCGACGAGTTGCGGGCACTGGCGGGTGCCGAACACAAACCCGACGCGGAGCTCAAGGAGGACCTCTTCTCGCTCGGGCTGGAGTTCGAGGGCGAGACCGAGTCGGGCGGTTTCGAGTTAGAGTTCGCCCCCGACCGGCTCGATCGACTTTCCGTCGAGGGGATCGCCCGATCGTTACGCTACCAGTACGGCCACGACCGCGGCGTCTACGTCCCCGAGACGAACGACGCCGAGTGGGCGATCGAGGTCGACGGGTCGGTGCCCGAGGAACGCCCCTACGTCACCGGCGCGGTCGTCCGCGGGCTGGACCTCGACGAGAGCCGGCTCGAATCGCTCATCCAGCTCCAGGAGAAACTCCACGCGACGATGGGTCGCGGGCGGGCGAAGGGCGCGATCGGCGTCCACGACCTGGCGATGCTGAAGGGCCAGCGGGTCGACGACGAGGAGGGCGAGACCGAGGGGACGAACGCGGTGAAGACGATCACCTACCGGGGCGTCGACCCCGACGGCGACCGGTTCGTCCCGCTCGACGACGACGCCGAGCGGACGCCCGCCGAGGTGCTCGAGACCCACCCGACCGGCGACGAATACGCCGACCTCGTCGAGGGGTTGGATCGCTACCCCGCGATCTACGACGACATCGGCCTCTTTTCGTTCCCGCCCGTGATCAACGGCACGCGGACCGAGGTCGACGAGGGCTCTCGGGACCTGCTCGTCGAGATGACCGGCACCGACCAGTGGACGATCGACCGAATGCTCGCGATCGTCTGCTACGCGCTCGACGCCCGCGGCGGCCGCATCGAGGACGTCGAGATCCGCTACGGGGACCGCGAACTGCACCGACCGGACCTCTCGACGTCGAGAAAACGCGTCGCCCACGACCGCATCGAACGCACGCTCGGGATCGACGTCCCCGGGACCGAGGTCGTCGACCTGCTCGAACGGGCCGGCCTCGACGCGGCGCCCGCCGACGGCGGGACGCGGGATCGTGGCGTACCCGAGGACGCCCCGGATCCCGACGCGCCCGACGACGTCGCCCTCGAGGCCGTCCCCAGCCGAACCGACGGCCCCGACACGGCGCTCGGCGGGTCCGACGCCGCGGCCGAGGGTCCGGCGGGCGAGGCCGCGACCGAACCGGCGACGGACGAGGGGCTGATCTACGAGGTCGAGATCCCGCCCTACCGGGTCGACGTCCTCCATCCGGCCGACGTCGTCGACGACGTCGGCCGCGCCTACGGGTTCAACGATCTCGACCCGACGTACCCGAACGTCTCGACCGTCGGCGGCCGCCACGCGAGTTCGCGGCTGGCCGAGGCCGCCCGCGACGCCCTGGTCGGCCTCGGCTTCGAGGACCTGTTGAACTTCCACATGACGAACGAGGCGGAACTGTTCGACCGGATGGGTCTCGCGCCCGGTGACGACGCCCTCGGCGCGTCGGCCCCGCCGACGATCACCGAACCCTACAGCGAGGCCTACACCGTGGTGCGGACGTGGGCGCTGCCCTCGCTTTTGATGGTCCTCGAAAACAACACCCACCGGGCGTACCCCCAGGACCTCGCCGAGATCGGACTGGTCGCGGGCGTCGATTCCGGGGAGTCGACCGGAATCGAAGAGCACCGCTCGGTCGCCGGCGCGCTCGCCCGGACGGACGCCTCCTACGAGGACGCCAAGGCGCGGCTCCGGGCGCTCGCGGACGCGTTTGGTGCGTCGCTCTCGACGCCGCCGACGACCCACCCCTCCTTCATCGACGGCCGGGCCGCCGAGGTCGTCCTCGACGGCGAGTCCGTGGGCGTCGTTGGCGAACTCCACCCGAAGGTGCTCGTCGAGCACGACCTCGAACTCCCGGTCGCGGCCTTCGAGTTCCGGCTCGACGGGCTCCGGTAG